A region of the Enoplosus armatus isolate fEnoArm2 chromosome 8, fEnoArm2.hap1, whole genome shotgun sequence genome:
tcacagagctgccagcctGTTTATGATGTTTATGATTTATAAACATTTCTGTAGACACTGAGAAATGAACAATGACTCATTACATAATTCTGTCATAATGGAGTGAAGTAGATGGTGTTGGCTCAGCTATGTGAAACACAATGCTTTCAAATGAACTCAAAAgatgcatcacattttacagttccacaaaaatacataaatccCAAAGTGAGGTGGTTGCTGGaaatatgatataaaaataataaaagctaCATTTCTAGAttccatgtgtttgtttacctctGCACTAAGATGATCTGCTTATTGTGAGATCCATTAGgtcatgttgtgatgttgtcAGCAGGGCTGCAGGTCTATGAGGCAAAGgtgactgctgtctgtctgatgcTGGTGATCAGTTGTTGTAGGTGGAGTCGCTCAGTGTGGAACATCCCTGCAGAGTCCCACTGTCCCGTGGCCTTTGTACCTGTACTTGTGTGGTCGTGGTCGgattcatctgttgattattttctccactaatcgattgattgtttggtttgtaaaaattcagaaaatagtgagaaataccgtcacaattacccagagcccaaagtgataccctcaaaatgcttgttttgtccaaccaacagtatTATAGTATGTATTAACGATACATTACAATTATTACAATCcttcaaaggaaaagcagcaaatatccacatttgagaagctggaaccacgaaatgtttttaattagaaaagtaactagtaactaaagctgtagtgaagtaaaaagtactacTTTGAATTTGTGCAGTACTCGAGTAgatgtactcagttactttctgTCTTGCAGTAATTCACCTCATTCATCAGTAACATGACTTGGTAACAAACACTCACCAGGTCACTTGTTGTACTGAAAAACTATTTATTGAGCAACAGGCAGAACAAATAAATATGAcgtacatttaaaacatgttaaggCAGCAGGTAGACAGTGTAGCTGTTGTCTAATCAGACTGTCTTAACTCTTATAGCATCATCATGAGATAAAAGTTTCACACATCTCTTATTACAGTACACATCATTAAAAATCTAATTCATATATGGCATATTAATTATtttctatgaaaataaaaatgtttactaaaaaacactataaaaagtataaagcaTGTTCACAAATAATGTTTTCCCCCTTtcttattcattgtttttcagtGGGAACTCTTTAAAAAGGCGAGTGTGTTTGAGCTCAGGTGAGTCTATCAGCTGGGAGTGCTGTGGAGGATGAAGATACTCATCATGTATGAACCTTTTGCTCAGGTGAGACAGTTTCATTCACTCAatgtaacaaaaacattaattaaaaagtGTTATAAAAATACTGTGAAGCACACTTCTTACTCAAGCTCTGTATTGTAAATAGCAGCTTTTTTAGACAATgcataaaacatcaacagttcCATAGTGTTTCTTCTTTCCCTAAAGAGGACTGACATTATTCAGAGAGCGTCCCGTCGCTCAGCGGCTCTGGAGGAGCGTCGAGCAGCTCAAACATGTCATCAATGACCTGCCACAGACAGTTCTCCAGAGGGAAGTCATTGTCCACCAGGTTGACCAGGAAGTAGTTGTCGTGGATGTACTTGATGATCATCCGTGAAGGAGACTCGTCCTCATACAGTTTGGCCCACTGCTCGATCCACAAGGCAAAGGCCTCGTCCTGAGGAAGACATGGGGACAGGTTTGGTGACAGGGGCCCGTCAGAGGAGACCGACTAGTCCGAAAAAAACTGACACAGGATAATATTTATCAGTGTGAGAGGAACCCAACCACAGTGACACATGTGGTCCGACTGTCAGGAGCAAAAGCATTGATTAATTTTCCTAACCTGTTAGCTGTTCAGGCAGATGTTTGGGAAACAAACTAACAACTAACACTTCCTGCAATAATAAAGAAACCCCCAAATGATATAGTATATTGTAAGTAGTTGAAGTTGAGTTGGACAGTGGAGCGCTGCTCTACAAACTAGAGGATTTAAAATACATTGCTGCCACGGTAAGATGCGATTGATGGGACAGACTGagtaattttattttgtatgatttCTTTTTGAAGCAGAGCCAGTGTTAAATGACTACTGTCTACAGTCTAATGAGCAAATGGCTAACTGGGAAATGTGAGACTCAAGTTAAGTATTCATTTTGCCATCATATTGttgcatttatacattttcctACGTTACTAAATTGTTTTTCCTGTAAACATAAATCCTGCTAATAAGAATGTTCTTTTGTAGAGACACCTACTATTCTAATGTaacagaacacaaacaagaaTAAACAGGGTGGAGTTTTTCATGACTACTTTGTGtttcaaagtcaaacatctCATTTATATCATCTATATGTCAGTAAATGTtcaactgttcctttaagtcAGTGCAGTTCCACTCCACACAACATGCACACCTTCCTCACTAGTTAGTAGTCACTAGTCTAACTTACCTTCCAGTACATGAAGCTCACGGGGTCCGCTACAGTAGGCTGAACAATCTCCCTGCCAGGAAAGATTCCCCACGTCACAGCGTTGGGCTGCATGTCGGGGGCGTTGGTCAGGTTACGGCCCTGCACACAAAATATTCACAGACATATTAATAATGTGAACTCCGCACACAAACACGGAGTGACGGGTGCTTTCTGTTCAGACTTACGTGCACATTAACGATGTGGTAGTTGACACGGGGCTCGTACTTCTTCAGCACTTTGAGGAGAGCCGTCACATTTTCACTGGAGGTGAAGAACTCCAGGTAAGCCTGTTGGATTTAAAACGCCACATGAGACCAAAGCAGCCCACTCCCTAACCACTCCATCCAAAATCAAAAGTGTTCCTACCTTCTGGAAGACGTAGCCTCCTGCAGGTCCCCAGCCCACTATAGGGTCTGTGGAGGGTTTGCCATTGATGTTGGGCTGGGAGTTGATAGTGAGGACTCCTCGTCTGTTCACCTTCTCCAGCTCGTCCTTCAGCATGTTGGTCTCGGGGGCCAGAGGCTCGTCGTTCCACGGCAAGCACATCACCTAGCAGAAGAGGACACCTGTGATCAACATGGTGTGTCGTCTTATTACACAAAGATGGGATAAGTGTTGGTTTAAAGGATCACTTTCACATCTCGCTTGTAGAAAAGGATTCACTATTCCTTCTTGTCTACCTTGTGTCCACTGAGGTTTGGTTGGGCTGTGATGTAGCAGGTGAAGACCTCAAAGACGCTCTCTTCGTTCATCAGCTCCTTGCCCCACATCTGCAGCAGTGCGTCTTTGGAAGACTTGCTCTTCAAGTAGAACAGGTAGTAGTCGTTTAGCTCACCAAAAGCTGGAGACGAGGAGTTTCCCCTGAAGACATCAACAACGTTTAGTCGCTTTCACCTTTTACACAGATTCACATAACTATCTCTATTGATCCACATTCAGGAAGTAAGATTGTTGATAATAATTTAgcatttaatatatatataaaatgcatTAATAAGGAAATTAACATTCAAGCTTTGTCATGTAAACTGTGTTGAGTTCACGTGTAATGGAGGTTACCATCTGCCGTTGGGGAACTCGTCCCAGTCCTGGGTCCTGTAGATGTAGCTCTTGGGCCTGGAGGCCCAGAAGATGGGTCGAACATCTTCTACCCTGCGTTTGGGATGAGCACTCACTGCCCAGGGAAGAGGCCGCCTGGCAAATACAACAAGCTCTGAAACCCTAAAACCACTTTGTGCTGATGTACAGAGGAGAATTATGTGTTTTCAATGATATGGCTGCTGTAGAGCTCATGAATGCTCAATGTgctggaggcagacagaggggcGACTGACCTGGGGTCTTCTATCCACAGGCCCAGCTGTCGCAGCACCTCCATGGTGGCGACCTCTCGATTCAGTGTGTAGAAGTGGAGGCCCGGTACCTTCCCACTGTCCAGCAGCACGCGGCACATCTCCACCGCCTGCTGGATCCCGTAGTTACGGATAGCAGCGTCGTTGTCTTTGATGGGCTcgatgactttggtgatctcctcTGGAACCTCGAGCTTCGACAGCTTGACGAGCTGACGCAGAGACTGGTAACCCTGGAG
Encoded here:
- the mthfr gene encoding methylenetetrahydrofolate reductase (NADPH) translates to MVNQVQRGDGSWHSDSSGASNSGGESSKESSRCSTPVLDADRSDRLRDKMRRRTESGDRWFSLEFFPPRTASGAVNLISRFDRMGSGGPLFIDITWHPAGDPGSDKETSSMMIASTAVNYCGLESILHLTCCNQTKDKITGYLAKAKHLGLKNIMALRGDPVGADWEEEEEGFNYAIDLVKHIRSQFDDYFDICVAGYPTGHPEAESYEEDLRHLKEKVDAGADFVITQLFFRADTFLKFVDDCRTIGITCPILPGIFPIQGYQSLRQLVKLSKLEVPEEITKVIEPIKDNDAAIRNYGIQQAVEMCRVLLDSGKVPGLHFYTLNREVATMEVLRQLGLWIEDPRRPLPWAVSAHPKRRVEDVRPIFWASRPKSYIYRTQDWDEFPNGRWGNSSSPAFGELNDYYLFYLKSKSSKDALLQMWGKELMNEESVFEVFTCYITAQPNLSGHKVMCLPWNDEPLAPETNMLKDELEKVNRRGVLTINSQPNINGKPSTDPIVGWGPAGGYVFQKAYLEFFTSSENVTALLKVLKKYEPRVNYHIVNVHGRNLTNAPDMQPNAVTWGIFPGREIVQPTVADPVSFMYWKDEAFALWIEQWAKLYEDESPSRMIIKYIHDNYFLVNLVDNDFPLENCLWQVIDDMFELLDAPPEPLSDGTLSE